One window from the genome of Castellaniella sp. MT123 encodes:
- a CDS encoding MFS transporter — MRSPPIESSTITLAATLTIQSLASMSLLTLPAIAPLISDLLGIPTAYVGTYVAIAYVGAIITSLLAGSTIRRFGAIRASQAGLLTCALGLALCTVESIPAMAAGALLVGLGYGPITPASSHLLARTTPAHRMSFVFSIKQTGVPMGGVLAGLIVPGLAQWIGWREAFLAVAAANLCCALAIQPLCAPLDADRDPTCKLSAGNGLIGPLRLVFSQRSLAVLAGVSFLFSIAQLSLTSYLVAFLHQDLSLELVAAGFMLAASQAAGVCGRLLWGYVSDHYLNAVRTLMGLSLLIALCALATPLLSVIDSSLTTLIVLCLFGGCAIGWNGVYLAEVARQAPPGQASIATGGTLSMTFLGVVIGPPIFGSIASFSGSYGLAYATLIVPAGLCLILLWRNRDAFTR; from the coding sequence ATGCGAAGCCCGCCGATCGAGTCCTCAACGATCACGCTTGCTGCCACACTGACCATCCAGTCCCTGGCGTCGATGTCGCTGCTGACGCTGCCGGCCATTGCCCCCCTCATTTCCGACCTGCTCGGTATCCCGACGGCCTATGTCGGCACCTACGTCGCCATCGCCTACGTAGGCGCGATCATCACCAGTCTGCTGGCGGGGTCCACAATACGCCGCTTCGGTGCCATCCGCGCCAGCCAGGCCGGCCTGCTCACGTGCGCACTGGGTCTGGCGCTGTGCACCGTCGAATCGATCCCGGCGATGGCGGCCGGTGCGCTGCTGGTTGGCCTGGGCTATGGTCCTATCACCCCTGCCAGTTCTCATCTGCTTGCCCGGACCACACCCGCCCACCGCATGTCATTCGTCTTCTCCATCAAACAGACTGGCGTACCGATGGGCGGTGTCCTGGCGGGACTGATCGTGCCCGGCCTGGCCCAATGGATAGGCTGGCGAGAGGCCTTTCTGGCCGTCGCCGCCGCGAATCTCTGCTGTGCCCTGGCCATCCAGCCGCTGTGCGCCCCCCTGGACGCCGACCGTGACCCAACTTGCAAGCTATCCGCCGGTAACGGGCTGATTGGACCACTCCGGCTGGTCTTCAGCCAGCGGAGCCTGGCCGTGCTCGCCGGGGTGTCATTCCTGTTTTCCATTGCCCAGTTGTCCTTGACCTCGTACCTGGTTGCCTTTCTACACCAGGATCTGAGCCTGGAGCTGGTCGCGGCCGGCTTCATGCTGGCTGCGTCCCAGGCGGCAGGGGTGTGCGGACGTCTGCTGTGGGGCTACGTGTCTGATCATTACTTGAACGCTGTCCGCACCCTGATGGGCTTGTCGCTGTTGATCGCGCTCTGCGCACTGGCAACGCCCCTGCTGTCAGTCATCGACTCCAGCCTCACGACCCTGATCGTGCTTTGCCTGTTCGGCGGCTGTGCCATCGGCTGGAATGGCGTGTACCTGGCGGAAGTTGCCCGTCAGGCGCCGCCTGGGCAAGCCAGCATCGCCACGGGCGGTACCTTGTCCATGACCTTTCTGGGTGTCGTCATCGGTCCGCCCATCTTCGGCTCCATCGCGTCATTTTCCGGCAGCTATGGCCTCGCCTACGCCACGCTGATCGTACCCGCCGGCCTCTGTCTGATTCTGCTGTGGCGGAATCGGGACGCGTTTACGCGCTAG
- a CDS encoding ferric reductase-like transmembrane domain-containing protein: MKIRHILITFLGILTLAWAWDVFVLNPMPGDAIWVARKQGIYLTGVWAMGLMSLTMILATRPVWLEPVLGGMDRIYHLHKWAGILAVSAGITHWLLELGGDTLRSLIGRAVNKPPRVAVLDILQSSRGLAEDVGEWAIYALIATLLITLWKAFPYKSWRILHRVMPVLYLALVFHSVALTPAAWPWCCRLSGSGRRSGCRP, from the coding sequence ATGAAGATCCGCCATATCCTGATCACCTTCCTGGGCATCCTGACCCTGGCCTGGGCCTGGGACGTCTTCGTCCTGAATCCCATGCCCGGCGATGCCATCTGGGTCGCCCGCAAACAGGGCATCTACCTGACCGGCGTCTGGGCCATGGGCCTGATGTCCCTGACCATGATCCTGGCCACCCGCCCGGTCTGGCTGGAACCCGTCCTGGGCGGCATGGACCGCATCTACCACCTGCACAAGTGGGCCGGCATCCTGGCGGTCAGCGCGGGAATCACGCACTGGCTGCTGGAACTCGGCGGCGACACCCTGCGCAGCCTGATCGGCCGCGCCGTCAACAAGCCTCCCCGTGTGGCCGTGCTGGACATCCTGCAATCCAGCCGCGGACTGGCCGAAGACGTCGGCGAGTGGGCGATCTACGCGCTCATCGCCACTCTGCTCATCACCCTGTGGAAGGCCTTCCCCTATAAATCCTGGCGGATCCTGCACCGCGTCATGCCTGTCCTGTATCTGGCCCTGGTGTTCCACAGCGTCGCACTGACCCCGGCGGCCTGGCCCTGGTGCTGTCGGCTATCGGGGTCTGGCAGGCGATCCGGGTGCCGCCCGTGA
- a CDS encoding type II toxin-antitoxin system RelE/ParE family toxin: MAKIQIRVQEAASFRLDEIYRYTRDHWGTQQADRYITGLFEAFDGIESRRTPSRPIPAEFGIDGYFFRYEQHFVYWRRLSSNDIGIVTILHTRMHQIDRFRDDFGL; encoded by the coding sequence GTGGCGAAGATACAAATCCGAGTTCAGGAGGCAGCCTCTTTCCGGCTCGACGAGATCTATCGGTACACACGGGACCATTGGGGAACGCAACAGGCCGACCGCTATATCACCGGCTTGTTCGAGGCTTTCGACGGGATCGAGAGTCGCCGGACGCCATCACGCCCCATCCCCGCCGAGTTCGGTATTGACGGCTATTTCTTTCGCTACGAACAACACTTTGTCTACTGGCGCCGGCTATCGAGCAACGACATCGGTATCGTGACGATCTTGCACACGCGGATGCACCAGATTGACCGATTCAGAGACGATTTTGGCCTGTGA
- a CDS encoding M20 family metallopeptidase, whose translation MPLTDETPSVSPDPHALWGFVEDQWDREIIPALERYIAIPAKSPAFDSDWVQHGHIDQVVRDAAQWLESRPVAGLKVEILRLPGRTPVLFFEAPATRADGGDAVLMYGHLDKQPEFSGWRAGLGPWQPVIQDGKLYGRGGADDGYAVYASLTAIEALDRQGVPRPRCVGLIETCEESGSYDLLPYVDALRDRLGRVALVVCLDSGAGNYDQLWMTNSLRGLVTGTLEVQVLDEGVHSGDSSGVVPSSFRILRHLLDRLEDSGSGRVLPDIFHCDVPAERLEQVREAAHALGDEVWKRFPWACGQDGGFVLPMVRDPQQVLLNRTWRPALSVTGAEGLPPLASAGNVLRPRTAFKLSLRLPPLVDGATAAQALKSLLEQDAPYQARVLFQPDPGVASGWNAPRSAPWLLAALDAASRQYFGAACGYIGQGGTIPLMNLLLQGFPDAQFMVCGVLGPQSNAHGPNEFLHIAYAKRLTASVAQTLAAMPA comes from the coding sequence GTGCCGTTGACCGATGAAACCCCGTCCGTCAGTCCTGATCCCCATGCCTTGTGGGGTTTCGTCGAGGATCAGTGGGACCGGGAAATCATCCCCGCCCTGGAACGATACATCGCGATCCCGGCTAAAAGTCCGGCGTTCGATTCCGACTGGGTGCAACACGGCCATATCGATCAGGTGGTGCGCGATGCGGCGCAGTGGCTGGAATCCCGCCCGGTGGCTGGACTGAAGGTCGAGATCCTGCGCCTGCCGGGCCGCACACCGGTGCTGTTTTTCGAGGCGCCGGCCACCCGGGCCGATGGCGGCGATGCCGTGCTGATGTACGGCCATCTGGACAAGCAGCCCGAGTTTTCCGGCTGGCGCGCGGGCCTTGGTCCCTGGCAACCGGTGATCCAGGATGGCAAGCTCTATGGCCGAGGGGGCGCCGATGACGGCTATGCCGTGTATGCGTCCCTGACGGCCATCGAGGCGCTGGACCGCCAGGGCGTGCCGCGCCCGCGCTGCGTGGGGCTGATCGAGACCTGCGAAGAATCCGGCAGCTATGACCTGCTGCCCTATGTCGATGCCTTGCGGGATCGCCTGGGGCGCGTGGCGCTGGTGGTGTGTCTGGATTCGGGGGCGGGCAATTACGATCAGCTCTGGATGACGAATTCGCTGCGCGGGCTGGTCACGGGCACGTTGGAAGTCCAGGTTCTGGACGAGGGCGTGCATTCCGGGGACTCCAGCGGCGTGGTGCCGTCCAGTTTCCGGATTCTGCGTCATCTGCTGGACCGTCTGGAGGACAGCGGCTCGGGGCGCGTGCTGCCGGACATCTTTCATTGCGACGTGCCGGCGGAGCGCCTCGAGCAGGTACGCGAAGCAGCACACGCCCTGGGCGACGAAGTCTGGAAGCGTTTTCCCTGGGCCTGCGGTCAGGATGGCGGCTTCGTCCTGCCGATGGTGCGCGATCCTCAGCAGGTCTTGCTGAACCGTACCTGGCGGCCGGCCTTGTCAGTCACCGGGGCCGAGGGGTTGCCGCCCCTGGCCAGCGCCGGCAACGTCCTGCGGCCACGCACAGCCTTCAAGCTGTCTCTGCGGCTTCCGCCTCTGGTGGACGGCGCGACGGCGGCTCAGGCGCTGAAATCGCTGCTGGAACAGGACGCTCCTTATCAGGCCCGCGTGCTGTTCCAGCCGGATCCCGGGGTAGCCAGCGGCTGGAACGCGCCCCGATCCGCTCCTTGGCTGCTGGCAGCCCTGGACGCCGCATCGCGGCAGTATTTCGGCGCAGCCTGCGGCTATATCGGGCAAGGGGGCACCATCCCGCTGATGAATCTGCTGCTGCAGGGGTTTCCCGATGCGCAGTTCATGGTGTGCGGGGTGCTGGGGCCCCAATCCAATGCCCATGGTCCCAACGAATTCCTGCACATTGCTTACGCCAAGCGATTGACGGCGTCGGTGGCGCAGACGCTGGCGGCGATGCCGGCCTGA
- a CDS encoding metallophosphoesterase: MTGVIWLYVLWRFVWPLPWGVGTRLALAVVLLLISQYHQFTSRFFGSLASPELPQAVLIVLAWAFGVVLLLALLLLVRDVIGVLVWLPLRSAGRAILQGQVLLLSIGGLALVLSAIGVWQAIRVPPVKTVMVTIPGLPAAFDGYRIAQLTDTHVSRLLPGSWLAAVVARTNQLDPDLIVLTGDLADGTTQARADDVRPLKDLRARDGVLAIPGNHEYYADYASWMKAYRALGLTMLENAHVLIHRDGSPLAVAGLTDRQAVSFGQPAPDRELALQGVPSGVPVILLDHRPGNAVANARSGVALQLSGHTHGGQILGPHLLTRWANGGFVSGLYQVGAMTLYVSHCAGLWNGLAIRLGKPSEIAQIVLRAQ; the protein is encoded by the coding sequence GTGACTGGTGTCATCTGGCTGTATGTGCTGTGGCGTTTTGTCTGGCCTCTGCCCTGGGGGGTCGGAACCCGGCTCGCGCTGGCCGTGGTCCTGCTGCTGATAAGCCAGTACCACCAGTTCACCAGCCGTTTCTTTGGGTCGCTGGCCTCGCCGGAATTGCCTCAGGCCGTCCTGATCGTTCTGGCCTGGGCCTTTGGTGTCGTCCTGCTGCTGGCTTTGCTGCTGCTGGTGCGCGACGTGATCGGTGTACTGGTCTGGCTGCCGCTGCGAAGCGCCGGCCGGGCGATCCTGCAGGGTCAGGTCTTGCTGCTGTCGATCGGCGGCCTGGCCCTGGTGCTGTCGGCTATCGGGGTCTGGCAGGCGATCCGGGTGCCGCCCGTGAAGACGGTGATGGTCACGATCCCGGGGCTGCCTGCCGCCTTCGACGGGTATCGCATCGCGCAACTGACGGACACGCATGTCAGCAGGCTGCTCCCGGGGTCCTGGCTGGCGGCCGTGGTCGCACGAACCAATCAGCTGGATCCGGATCTGATCGTGCTCACAGGGGATCTTGCCGACGGCACGACCCAGGCGCGGGCGGACGACGTCCGGCCGCTGAAGGATCTGCGCGCGCGCGACGGCGTGCTGGCGATCCCGGGCAATCACGAGTACTACGCGGATTACGCGAGCTGGATGAAGGCATATCGGGCGCTGGGTCTGACCATGCTGGAAAACGCCCATGTCCTGATCCATCGGGACGGATCGCCACTGGCCGTGGCCGGACTGACCGATCGGCAAGCGGTGTCGTTCGGCCAGCCGGCGCCGGATCGGGAGCTGGCTTTGCAGGGCGTGCCGTCGGGCGTGCCCGTCATCTTGCTGGATCATCGTCCCGGCAACGCCGTGGCCAATGCACGGTCGGGTGTGGCATTGCAGTTGTCCGGCCATACCCATGGCGGACAGATCCTGGGACCGCATCTGCTGACTCGATGGGCCAATGGCGGTTTCGTGTCCGGGCTGTATCAGGTGGGGGCCATGACCCTGTACGTCAGTCATTGCGCCGGCCTGTGGAACGGGCTGGCAATTCGTTTGGGCAAGCCCTCGGAGATCGCACAGATCGTGCTGCGCGCGCAGTAA
- a CDS encoding addiction module antitoxin, with amino-acid sequence MSRATTTTMTVRLSSTLSDFVAANVGEHGAYENVSEYIRDLIRRDKERIEREAFDRLKTELTHAYAAPESSYLPLTAADVIARNRT; translated from the coding sequence ATGTCTAGAGCAACCACCACGACCATGACGGTCCGTCTCAGCAGCACCCTCAGCGACTTCGTTGCCGCCAACGTGGGAGAGCACGGTGCCTACGAAAACGTCAGCGAGTACATACGCGACCTGATCCGCCGGGACAAGGAGCGTATCGAGCGGGAAGCATTCGACCGGTTGAAGACGGAACTGACCCATGCTTACGCAGCCCCGGAGTCTTCGTACCTGCCATTAACAGCGGCCGACGTGATTGCACGCAACCGGACTTGA
- a CDS encoding FAD-dependent oxidoreductase encodes MATQHIDFLLIGGGLASAQAAQTLRQEGTTGSILILSAEPNLPYHRPFLSKARLLGTADEARTLVHPESFYRDQRIDVALDTRAVAVDTAEQWVETSAGSRIHYGKLLIATGACARQLDVPGASLGGIHVLRTQADADVIRQAAAKARRVVVVGGSFLGMEVAVTLRQLGLDVAVIEIGDRILRRLESAMLSDFLQRHVEQDKGIAIVPNASVVAFHGRGKVKEVEISSGAKISCDLVVVCIGIAPATQFLNGSGVKLEDGFVEVDDRLQASAPNVFAAGDVASFLDPVFSRRRHVEHWDNAIKQGQLAARNMLERRRRYDTVSYFFCEVGDFGFNFLGDPTGTHERIAQGSLQERAFSLLYLSQDILHAVFTLGRTADEVRAAESLIRYRTSLRKDKHRLKDPTFALNTLPMQNVLILQGGGALGAFECGVIKALEERGIFPDIVAGISIGAFNGAIVASHPGHATEALESFWADIEVATLPGPNEPARRAATAARIMSFGVEKFFRPRWIPSFDAPWEPPWSWTGLYDTSPMRRLLEQYVDFPALKSSPVRLLVSAVNVLSAELETFDSYVDDFTPEHILASGSLPPGFSWTWVDGKPYWDGGVVSNAPLDLVIDRCGPDGKRVFMVDLFSNQKALPGNITEVMARRDEIVYAQRVRSDLHLREQADAYRGLIAHLMQEIEPALQDKIRRLPRYIQLMGNGIGTRITRFTRKPPPEELPSRDYDFSDVAIRGNQAQGYALAQAVLASCDPAGGIGPASPAG; translated from the coding sequence ATGGCAACCCAGCACATCGACTTCCTTCTGATCGGCGGCGGCCTGGCCAGTGCCCAGGCTGCCCAAACCTTGCGGCAGGAAGGCACCACAGGCTCGATCCTGATCCTCTCGGCCGAACCGAATCTTCCCTACCATCGGCCGTTCCTGTCGAAAGCTCGCCTGCTGGGCACGGCGGATGAGGCACGCACCCTGGTCCACCCGGAATCGTTCTACCGGGACCAGCGGATCGACGTGGCGCTGGACACCAGGGCCGTCGCGGTCGATACCGCGGAACAGTGGGTCGAGACATCGGCGGGGTCGCGGATCCACTACGGCAAGCTGCTGATCGCTACCGGAGCCTGCGCCCGGCAATTGGACGTTCCGGGGGCATCGCTCGGCGGCATCCATGTGCTGAGGACCCAGGCCGACGCCGACGTGATCCGGCAGGCGGCCGCCAAAGCCAGGCGGGTCGTGGTCGTCGGCGGCAGCTTCCTCGGCATGGAAGTCGCCGTCACGCTGCGCCAGCTCGGGCTGGACGTCGCCGTCATCGAAATCGGAGACCGCATCCTCAGGCGCCTGGAATCGGCCATGCTCTCGGACTTCCTTCAGCGCCACGTCGAACAGGACAAGGGCATCGCCATCGTGCCCAACGCGTCGGTCGTCGCGTTCCATGGCCGGGGCAAGGTCAAAGAGGTGGAAATCTCCAGCGGCGCAAAGATCTCCTGCGACCTGGTCGTCGTATGCATCGGCATCGCACCCGCGACACAGTTCCTGAACGGGAGCGGGGTCAAGCTCGAAGACGGCTTCGTCGAGGTCGACGACCGGCTGCAGGCCAGCGCCCCGAACGTCTTTGCGGCAGGTGACGTGGCGAGCTTCCTCGATCCGGTGTTCTCGCGCCGACGGCACGTCGAGCACTGGGACAACGCGATCAAGCAGGGCCAACTCGCCGCACGCAACATGCTGGAGCGCCGGCGGCGCTACGACACCGTGTCCTACTTCTTCTGCGAGGTCGGCGACTTCGGGTTCAACTTCCTGGGCGATCCCACGGGCACCCACGAGCGCATTGCCCAGGGCTCGTTGCAGGAACGCGCTTTCTCCCTGCTCTACCTGAGCCAGGACATACTGCACGCCGTCTTCACCCTCGGCCGCACGGCCGACGAGGTGCGTGCCGCCGAAAGCCTGATCCGCTACCGCACCAGCCTGCGCAAAGACAAGCACCGGCTGAAGGACCCCACCTTCGCTCTGAACACACTGCCGATGCAGAACGTGCTGATTCTGCAGGGCGGCGGCGCGCTGGGGGCCTTCGAATGCGGCGTGATCAAAGCACTGGAGGAACGCGGCATCTTCCCCGATATCGTCGCCGGCATCTCGATCGGCGCCTTCAACGGCGCGATCGTCGCCAGCCACCCCGGACACGCGACGGAGGCACTGGAATCGTTCTGGGCAGACATCGAGGTCGCCACCCTGCCCGGCCCGAACGAGCCGGCACGGCGCGCGGCCACCGCCGCGCGGATCATGAGCTTTGGCGTCGAGAAGTTCTTCCGCCCGCGCTGGATCCCGTCATTCGACGCACCGTGGGAGCCGCCATGGAGCTGGACCGGCCTCTACGACACCTCGCCCATGCGCCGGCTGCTGGAGCAGTACGTGGACTTCCCGGCGCTCAAAAGCAGCCCGGTGCGCCTGCTCGTGAGCGCGGTCAACGTGCTGAGCGCGGAACTGGAGACCTTCGACAGCTACGTCGACGACTTCACGCCCGAGCACATCCTGGCCAGCGGCAGCCTGCCGCCCGGCTTCTCCTGGACCTGGGTGGATGGCAAACCGTACTGGGATGGCGGCGTCGTCAGCAATGCACCGCTGGACTTGGTGATCGACCGCTGCGGGCCGGACGGCAAGCGCGTCTTTATGGTGGACCTCTTCTCCAACCAGAAGGCGCTGCCGGGCAACATCACCGAAGTCATGGCGCGACGTGACGAGATCGTCTATGCCCAGCGTGTGCGCAGCGACCTGCACCTGCGCGAGCAGGCCGACGCCTACCGCGGCCTGATCGCCCACCTGATGCAGGAGATCGAGCCCGCCCTGCAGGACAAGATCAGGCGCCTGCCGCGCTACATCCAGCTCATGGGCAACGGCATTGGCACGCGGATCACCCGCTTTACGCGTAAGCCGCCTCCCGAGGAGCTGCCCTCACGCGACTACGACTTTTCCGACGTAGCCATCCGCGGCAACCAGGCGCAGGGCTACGCACTCGCGCAGGCCGTGCTGGCATCGTGCGATCCGGCTGGGGGAATCGGACCCGCGAGCCCCGCAGGATGA
- a CDS encoding hexameric tyrosine-coordinated heme protein, with translation MADTWLTTLITATPQEGFELAIKLARMGVKYTQPSAEVRDKLRPIYGEDANALIASSQVVATNFQTIAAANSYWK, from the coding sequence ATGGCAGACACCTGGCTCACCACACTCATCACCGCGACGCCTCAGGAAGGCTTCGAGCTGGCCATCAAGCTGGCCCGCATGGGCGTCAAATACACGCAACCCTCCGCCGAGGTTCGCGACAAGCTGCGGCCCATCTACGGCGAGGATGCCAACGCGCTGATCGCCTCGTCCCAGGTGGTCGCGACCAATTTCCAGACCATCGCTGCCGCCAACAGCTACTGGAAGTAA
- the alkB gene encoding DNA oxidative demethylase AlkB, giving the protein MTTLDLFDDAMPGERQRMGTNALVLRGFALPCVDALLCAIDDIDTRSPFRHMLTPGGLTMSVALTNCGTLGWTSDRHGYRYSRVDPGHGQPWPAMPAVFSQLAREAAAAAGFSGFEPDACLINRYLTGSRLSLHQDKNERDFSAPVVSVSLGMSAVFLFGGLARTDKAFRVPLHHGDVAVWGGKDRLRYHGILPLAGPPHERLGSRRINVTFRKAG; this is encoded by the coding sequence ATGACCACGCTCGATCTGTTTGACGATGCGATGCCTGGCGAACGCCAGCGCATGGGCACGAATGCCCTCGTACTGCGCGGTTTTGCACTGCCCTGCGTGGATGCGCTGCTGTGTGCCATCGACGACATCGATACGCGTTCCCCTTTTCGCCATATGCTCACGCCAGGGGGCCTGACCATGTCGGTGGCCCTGACCAATTGTGGCACGCTCGGCTGGACGAGCGACCGGCACGGCTACCGCTACAGCCGGGTCGACCCCGGACACGGCCAGCCCTGGCCAGCCATGCCTGCCGTGTTCAGCCAACTGGCGCGCGAGGCAGCCGCAGCCGCCGGGTTCTCAGGTTTCGAACCGGATGCCTGCCTGATCAACCGCTATCTAACCGGCTCACGGCTGTCGCTGCACCAGGACAAGAACGAACGCGACTTCAGTGCGCCGGTCGTTTCCGTCTCGCTGGGCATGAGCGCCGTGTTTCTCTTTGGCGGACTGGCGCGCACGGACAAGGCCTTCCGGGTGCCGCTGCATCATGGGGACGTCGCCGTCTGGGGCGGCAAAGACCGCTTGCGATACCACGGCATCCTGCCGCTGGCAGGCCCGCCGCATGAACGGCTGGGCAGCCGGCGCATCAACGTCACGTTTCGCAAGGCCGGATAA
- a CDS encoding sulfite exporter TauE/SafE family protein: MDPLILVAGAGVLAGAMNALAGGGSFVSLPALIAAGVPPVLANTSSTVALYPGSMASAWAYRDSLGGVGDVPLKKLFLVTLLGGSIGALLLLFTSSRAFDFVLPWLLLVAMLALAFGRQGGEWVRAHCRVRPFVVMILQFGLGIYGGYFGGAVGIMMVAVWGLLGSHDLKRMAGPRVMMVTVANTMAVVIFIVAGAVQWRAAVVMLLTASLGGYLGALLGKRIPAPIIRFGTLTLTLFITITFFVRAYG, from the coding sequence ATGGACCCCCTGATTTTGGTGGCCGGCGCGGGCGTGCTGGCTGGCGCGATGAATGCCCTGGCGGGCGGCGGCTCGTTCGTCAGCCTGCCGGCGCTGATTGCCGCCGGCGTCCCGCCGGTGCTCGCCAACACGTCCAGCACGGTGGCCCTGTATCCGGGCAGCATGGCCAGCGCCTGGGCGTATCGTGACAGCCTGGGCGGGGTCGGCGATGTTCCACTGAAAAAGCTCTTTCTGGTTACCCTGCTGGGCGGCAGCATCGGGGCGTTGTTGCTGTTGTTTACCTCGTCGCGCGCGTTCGATTTCGTCCTGCCCTGGCTGCTGCTGGTGGCCATGCTGGCCCTGGCGTTCGGCCGACAGGGCGGCGAATGGGTGCGGGCGCATTGCCGCGTCCGCCCGTTCGTGGTGATGATCCTGCAGTTCGGGCTGGGAATCTATGGCGGATATTTTGGCGGGGCAGTCGGCATCATGATGGTCGCCGTCTGGGGGCTGCTGGGGTCGCATGATCTCAAGCGCATGGCCGGTCCGCGTGTCATGATGGTGACGGTGGCCAACACCATGGCGGTCGTCATCTTCATCGTCGCTGGCGCCGTGCAGTGGCGCGCGGCGGTTGTCATGCTGCTGACGGCCAGCCTGGGCGGCTATCTGGGGGCCTTGCTGGGCAAGCGGATCCCGGCGCCGATCATCCGTTTCGGCACGCTGACACTGACGCTTTTCATCACGATCACGTTTTTTGTGCGGGCCTACGGCTGA
- a CDS encoding DUF2946 family protein, whose protein sequence is MDDQVLAAMARWPNVPAVHGWLSLSARGQWRLHPHGQGWGAAPEEPGEAITNPQILAFIGRNYLPDGDGRWFFQNGPQRVYVRLDGAPWILRTEPDTDGRSHLLTHTDQPYGPVTHWWLDAEGRLYTQSACGAGLVTDRDLAQMVDMLRTPDGQPLSAWLEQADLAKAGTITHLTGGTTRAPFSLLGTDAVEATLGFIRRP, encoded by the coding sequence ATGGACGATCAGGTTCTGGCGGCCATGGCCCGCTGGCCCAACGTGCCGGCGGTGCATGGCTGGCTGTCGCTGTCGGCGCGCGGGCAATGGCGCCTGCATCCCCACGGGCAAGGCTGGGGGGCCGCCCCCGAGGAGCCCGGCGAAGCCATCACCAACCCACAAATTCTGGCTTTCATCGGCCGCAATTATCTGCCCGACGGCGACGGTCGCTGGTTCTTCCAGAACGGCCCGCAGCGTGTCTACGTGCGCCTGGATGGCGCCCCGTGGATCCTGCGTACTGAACCGGATACCGACGGGCGGTCGCACCTGCTGACCCACACCGATCAACCCTACGGTCCGGTCACGCACTGGTGGCTGGATGCGGAAGGCCGCCTGTATACCCAATCCGCTTGCGGCGCCGGCCTAGTGACGGACCGGGATCTGGCCCAGATGGTCGACATGCTGCGCACGCCGGACGGTCAACCGCTGAGCGCCTGGCTCGAGCAGGCCGATCTGGCGAAAGCCGGCACCATCACGCATCTGACCGGCGGCACCACCAGAGCCCCCTTCAGCCTGCTGGGCACCGATGCGGTTGAAGCCACACTCGGATTCATCCGCAGGCCGTGA